From Woronichinia naegeliana WA131, the proteins below share one genomic window:
- a CDS encoding DUF433 domain-containing protein, translating into MSLMNAPAKFQAASPPLRWDEAGGIRIGSSRVTLDSLLATYHNGSTPEEIAIQFSVLSLEDIYSAIAYYLSHRQEIDNYLEQRNQKAQQLRQQLTQKHNLVDLRQRLLTRQSQKESGQNAPSK; encoded by the coding sequence ATGTCCCTAATGAACGCCCCAGCGAAATTCCAAGCGGCCTCTCCCCCTCTACGTTGGGATGAAGCGGGAGGTATCCGTATAGGTTCGAGCCGAGTGACTTTAGATAGTTTACTCGCCACATACCACAATGGCTCCACTCCTGAAGAAATCGCTATTCAATTTTCAGTTCTGAGTTTAGAAGACATATACAGTGCGATCGCTTATTATCTGAGCCATCGTCAGGAAATTGACAATTATTTAGAGCAGCGCAATCAAAAAGCTCAACAACTCAGACAACAACTTACCCAAAAACACAACTTAGTCGATCTGAGGCAACGCTTGCTTACTCGTCAGTCACAAAAAGAATCGGGACAAAATGCGCCTTCTAAGTGA
- a CDS encoding PAS domain S-box protein: MLILPFVVQIVGAVGLVGYFSYRSGQKAVEHLANDLMAEIGDRVNQHLDTYLGNAQKINQMNLEAVQAGVLDLNNFSALGKYFYRQKKSFDFAYVNFGSPDGGFIGSGNGENNILEIAEISRSNPNVLRSYAVNQTGDRQKLLGTEANPQTNNRAWYLDAVKTGKPIWSNVYTWADLPDHISLSASTPVYNAQKQLQGVLGIDLELSQISYFLQTLNRHTSGKIFILERSGLMIASSDKDASISLVNGKAQRQSALTSPNPIIRDLTQGLIQKFGSLKTIPASAFTSSQLLRLPELPHFWVRISPYQDRYGLDWLVVTVVPEAHFMKEIQSNRERTLLLSGLTLVATTLIGVVTARWITHPIQRLSRASQALAQGDWQKPLPEDSAIAELKSLSVSFNQMSAQMRRSFEEVENALQDSRAMYQKVVQTQADFVLRSSPDTTITFANEALCKALGRPLEEVIGLKWIDFADANDLESIHHQLLTLTPAHPSFIAENRDLRTDGQIGWTQWMNQGIFNEQGQLIEIQSAGRDITTLKQIEQELRASEERFQKIADSSPGVIYILIQGVDGSMRFEYLNSAVVNIHEISVEAALADANLCLQQIHPDDVASYQQTIIDYLANVSDYVDNKLPLNNELRFITPSGQVKWLQINCRPEYRDNGELAWYGIVLDISDRKYAEIQLRESQRFIEQITEATPTLLYIYDHIEERNVYANRSVAEVLGYSSTEIQAMGADLFNIISHPDDLPKLYDALQKIRNLKHDEVVELDYRVRDAQGEWHWLLSRYLVFSRTEEGRVWQTLGTAQDISDRKRAEMETAKMQNFLNSIIENIPNMVFVKDAETLRFLRLNTAGEKLLGYSREELLGKNDFDFFPPEEATFFNAKDKEVLAQTSIVDIPQETIQTKHQGIRILHTKKIPILDESGQPQYLLGISEDITEQMESEYRLRQIARHLPGVIYQFRMRVDGSFHFPYASEGIQLIYGVTPQEVQEDATPVLSVLHPDDLERVYQSILDSAANLAPWHCEYRVRFDDGRVIWVIGYATPQRILDGSTVWYGYIKDISDHKQAEIALRESEEKFSTIFQTSPDPVWIAHLESGRLIDINTSLCQLLGKTRQEILGHTCIELSIWDNLENLHRLKQQLIQQGIVQNFEIIIRTATEERKTVLISAALTWLNGDDCVISMMKDISDRKEAEILLIAAKEQAEAAEAKLKKTQIKLVRSNQVLLKLINKDPLTKIANRRCFNIHIRQEWKRLYREQHPLSLLLFDVDYFKYYNDLYGHPKGDTCLIKIAQTVRNTLKRPADLVARVGGEEFCVILPNTDLAGASTVAEKIHLAIKTLAIPHQGSKLEDSDIRVVTISLGIRTQIPTPESSIKLLIEEADQALLEAKRLGRNQSVIFSTHIRT, encoded by the coding sequence GTGTTGATCCTTCCTTTTGTGGTGCAAATTGTGGGAGCTGTCGGTTTAGTCGGTTATTTTTCCTATCGTAGTGGTCAAAAGGCGGTAGAACATTTAGCGAATGACTTAATGGCAGAGATCGGCGATCGCGTTAATCAACATTTGGATACCTATCTCGGCAATGCCCAAAAAATTAACCAGATGAATCTGGAAGCCGTCCAAGCCGGAGTTTTAGACCTGAATAATTTTTCCGCCCTGGGTAAATATTTTTATCGTCAGAAAAAGTCCTTTGATTTTGCCTATGTGAATTTTGGGAGTCCCGATGGGGGGTTTATTGGATCCGGAAATGGGGAAAATAATATCTTAGAAATTGCCGAAATTTCCCGTTCTAACCCGAATGTCCTGCGATCTTATGCCGTTAACCAAACCGGCGATCGCCAAAAATTATTAGGAACCGAAGCGAATCCTCAAACCAATAATCGAGCCTGGTATCTGGATGCGGTCAAAACAGGTAAACCGATCTGGAGTAATGTTTATACCTGGGCAGACTTACCCGATCACATCAGCCTTTCCGCTAGTACCCCCGTCTATAATGCCCAAAAACAATTGCAGGGGGTATTAGGCATTGATTTGGAACTTTCCCAAATTAGCTATTTTTTGCAAACCCTCAATCGTCATACCTCAGGAAAAATCTTTATTCTGGAGCGATCGGGATTAATGATTGCTAGTTCAGACAAAGATGCCTCTATTTCCCTCGTCAACGGTAAGGCCCAACGACAATCAGCCTTAACTAGCCCAAACCCGATCATTCGTGATCTGACCCAGGGTTTAATCCAAAAATTTGGCAGTTTAAAAACCATTCCTGCTTCAGCCTTTACTAGCTCACAACTTTTGCGATTGCCTGAATTGCCCCATTTTTGGGTTAGAATCAGCCCCTATCAAGATCGGTATGGCTTAGATTGGCTCGTCGTGACAGTGGTTCCCGAAGCCCATTTTATGAAAGAGATCCAATCCAATCGAGAACGAACTCTTTTACTCTCTGGACTCACCCTAGTCGCGACTACCCTAATAGGAGTGGTAACAGCCCGTTGGATTACGCACCCGATTCAACGATTGAGCCGAGCGAGTCAAGCGTTAGCCCAGGGAGATTGGCAAAAACCTTTACCAGAAGATAGTGCGATCGCGGAATTAAAGAGTTTATCGGTCTCGTTTAATCAGATGTCGGCTCAAATGCGTCGATCCTTTGAGGAGGTAGAAAACGCGCTGCAAGATTCTAGGGCAATGTATCAAAAGGTAGTGCAAACTCAAGCAGACTTTGTTCTACGCTCTTCGCCTGATACCACCATTACCTTTGCCAATGAAGCGTTATGTAAGGCTTTAGGGCGGCCTTTAGAAGAGGTTATAGGACTGAAATGGATCGATTTTGCTGATGCCAACGATTTAGAATCCATACATCACCAATTATTAACCTTAACGCCTGCTCATCCTAGCTTTATTGCCGAAAATCGAGATCTTAGGACTGATGGACAGATCGGTTGGACGCAGTGGATGAACCAGGGGATTTTTAATGAGCAAGGGCAATTAATCGAAATTCAGTCAGCGGGCCGAGATATTACAACCCTTAAACAAATTGAGCAGGAACTTCGAGCCTCAGAAGAACGCTTTCAAAAAATTGCCGACTCTTCTCCTGGGGTTATCTATATTTTGATTCAGGGAGTGGATGGCTCCATGCGATTTGAGTATCTCAATTCAGCTGTTGTCAATATTCACGAAATTAGTGTAGAAGCTGCTCTCGCCGATGCCAATCTTTGTTTACAACAAATTCATCCTGATGATGTAGCCAGCTATCAACAAACGATTATTGATTATCTCGCTAATGTTAGTGATTATGTAGATAATAAATTACCCCTTAACAATGAATTGCGTTTTATTACACCCAGTGGGCAGGTGAAATGGCTACAAATTAATTGTCGCCCTGAATATCGAGATAACGGTGAACTTGCTTGGTATGGCATTGTTCTCGATATTAGCGATCGCAAATATGCAGAAATTCAACTCAGGGAAAGTCAACGATTTATTGAACAAATTACTGAAGCAACCCCGACTCTTCTATATATTTATGACCATATTGAAGAGCGGAATGTTTATGCCAATCGTTCGGTAGCAGAAGTTTTGGGCTATTCCTCTACCGAAATCCAAGCAATGGGAGCAGATTTATTTAACATCATTAGCCATCCTGACGATCTGCCCAAACTTTATGATGCTTTGCAAAAAATTCGGAATTTAAAGCACGATGAAGTCGTTGAATTAGATTATCGAGTTAGGGATGCTCAGGGTGAATGGCATTGGTTATTAAGTCGGTATCTTGTCTTCTCTCGCACGGAGGAAGGTCGGGTATGGCAAACCCTGGGAACGGCCCAGGATATTAGCGATCGCAAACGAGCAGAGATGGAAACTGCGAAAATGCAGAACTTTTTGAATTCGATCATTGAAAATATTCCTAACATGGTTTTTGTTAAAGATGCAGAAACATTGAGATTTCTTCGTCTGAATACAGCCGGAGAAAAGCTATTGGGTTACTCTAGAGAAGAATTACTAGGAAAAAATGACTTTGATTTCTTTCCACCAGAAGAAGCTACCTTTTTTAATGCAAAGGATAAAGAAGTTTTAGCCCAAACGAGTATTGTTGATATTCCTCAAGAAACGATTCAGACGAAACATCAAGGCATCCGCATTTTACACACTAAAAAAATTCCAATTTTAGATGAATCTGGACAACCTCAATATTTGCTAGGGATTTCTGAAGATATTACGGAGCAGATGGAATCGGAATATCGTTTAAGGCAAATTGCTCGTCATCTGCCAGGTGTGATTTATCAATTTAGAATGCGGGTAGATGGGTCATTCCATTTTCCCTATGCAAGTGAAGGTATTCAACTCATCTATGGTGTTACTCCTCAGGAAGTTCAAGAAGATGCCACGCCAGTTTTAAGTGTACTTCATCCTGATGATCTAGAGCGTGTTTATCAATCTATTTTAGACTCGGCGGCTAATCTTGCCCCCTGGCATTGTGAATATCGAGTTCGTTTTGATGATGGTCGAGTTATTTGGGTTATCGGTTACGCAACTCCTCAACGCATACTAGATGGCAGCACTGTTTGGTATGGCTACATTAAAGATATTAGCGATCACAAACAGGCTGAAATCGCGCTACGGGAATCGGAGGAAAAGTTTTCCACCATCTTTCAAACCAGTCCGGATCCTGTTTGGATTGCCCATTTAGAATCAGGGCGTTTAATTGATATAAATACCAGTCTGTGTCAACTTTTAGGGAAAACGAGGCAAGAAATCCTTGGTCACACCTGTATCGAACTCAGTATCTGGGACAATTTGGAGAATTTGCATCGTTTGAAACAACAATTAATTCAGCAAGGAATTGTACAAAACTTTGAAATTATTATTCGGACGGCGACAGAGGAAAGAAAGACCGTTTTAATTTCTGCGGCTTTAACTTGGCTAAACGGAGATGATTGTGTGATCAGTATGATGAAGGATATCAGCGATCGCAAAGAGGCAGAAATTTTGTTGATTGCAGCCAAAGAACAGGCCGAAGCCGCCGAAGCAAAATTGAAAAAAACTCAAATTAAGCTTGTACGAAGCAACCAAGTATTGCTCAAATTAATTAATAAAGATCCTTTAACTAAGATCGCTAATCGCCGTTGCTTTAATATTCACATTCGACAGGAATGGAAAAGACTTTATCGAGAACAGCACCCCTTATCACTGCTCCTATTTGATGTGGATTACTTTAAGTACTATAATGATTTATATGGTCATCCCAAAGGAGATACTTGTCTGATTAAGATTGCTCAGACTGTCCGTAATACCTTAAAACGTCCGGCGGATCTGGTTGCTCGTGTGGGCGGGGAAGAATTTTGCGTTATTTTGCCCAACACTGACTTAGCCGGTGCGAGCACTGTTGCCGAAAAAATCCATCTGGCGATTAAAACCTTAGCGATTCCCCACCAAGGTTCAAAACTGGAGGATTCTGATATTAGAGTTGTTACGATTAGTTTAGGCATTCGCACTCAAATTCCGACCCCAGAAAGTTCCATTAAGCTCTTGATTGAGGAAGCAGATCAGGCATTATTAGAAGCGAAAAGACTAGGACGGAATCAGTCAGTCATTTTTTCAACCCACATCCGTACTTAA
- a CDS encoding Uma2 family endonuclease produces MQAQTKIAYTPEEYLAIEIASETRHEYINGEIIPMTGGTPEHNEIASILNAILRINLRGKPYSIFIADQRLWIPERKLYTYPDVMVIQRPIQLQTGRKDTVINPIFIAEVLSQSTKSYDKDEKFAAYRTISSFQEYLLIDQYSQHIEHYSKSNFKQWIFSEYNNSEDFINLTSISCEISLLEVYEGIDFKTN; encoded by the coding sequence ATGCAAGCCCAGACAAAAATTGCTTATACTCCCGAAGAATATCTGGCGATCGAGATTGCCTCGGAGACAAGACATGAATATATTAACGGAGAAATTATTCCTATGACGGGCGGCACTCCAGAACATAATGAAATTGCGAGTATTCTTAATGCCATACTCAGAATTAACCTGAGAGGAAAACCCTATAGTATTTTTATCGCCGATCAAAGACTGTGGATTCCAGAAAGAAAACTTTATACTTATCCTGATGTGATGGTAATTCAACGCCCAATTCAATTGCAAACAGGTCGAAAAGATACGGTTATAAATCCTATTTTTATTGCAGAAGTGCTTTCTCAATCTACTAAAAGTTATGATAAAGATGAAAAATTTGCAGCCTACCGCACTATTTCTAGTTTTCAAGAATACCTATTGATTGATCAATACAGCCAACATATTGAACATTATTCAAAATCTAATTTTAAGCAATGGATTTTTAGTGAATATAATAACTCAGAAGATTTTATAAACCTGACATCAATTTCCTGTGAAATTTCTTTGTTAGAAGTTTATGAGGGCATTGACTTTAAAACTAACTAA
- a CDS encoding ISAs1 family transposase — protein sequence MGPPQIAQQIVERGGDYVLALKGNQGNLCEDVEQLFAHAQAINFVGIKHDFHQTIDKGHGRIEIRRCWTMEQTEFLLGGEKWAKLTSICMIQAERRLKGKTEYETRYISSLPSNAQKLSQSVRSHWLIENSLHWVLDLAFNEDACRIRKDFAPENLAVLRHIALNLLTKENTLKLGIKNQRLRAGWDENYLLKVLLG from the coding sequence TTGGGGCCACCTCAGATTGCCCAACAGATAGTAGAGCGAGGAGGAGATTATGTTCTGGCACTAAAAGGCAATCAAGGTAATCTATGTGAGGATGTTGAGCAATTATTCGCTCATGCTCAAGCGATTAATTTTGTGGGAATTAAGCATGATTTCCATCAAACAATAGACAAGGGACATGGACGGATTGAAATTCGCCGTTGCTGGACGATGGAACAAACAGAATTTTTGCTGGGTGGGGAAAAATGGGCAAAGTTGACGAGCATCTGTATGATTCAAGCGGAGAGACGATTAAAGGGCAAAACAGAGTATGAGACCCGCTATATCAGTAGCCTGCCGAGTAATGCTCAAAAATTATCCCAATCTGTTCGTAGTCATTGGTTGATAGAAAACTCTTTACATTGGGTTCTAGACTTGGCCTTCAATGAGGATGCTTGTCGCATTCGTAAGGATTTTGCTCCTGAGAATTTAGCCGTCTTACGCCATATCGCTCTTAACTTGCTCACAAAGGAAAATACTCTGAAACTTGGTATCAAGAATCAACGGCTACGCGCTGGTTGGGACGAGAACTATCTCCTTAAGGTGTTACTCGGATAA
- the larE gene encoding ATP-dependent sacrificial sulfur transferase LarE, with product MLRERLQQLQSIFREMDCALIAYSGGVDSALVAKVAYDVLGDRALAVTAISPSLLPEELEEANDQAEWIGIAQEWVETQEMLNPNYTSNPVNRCYFCKSELHDTLKPLALERGYPYVIDGVNGDDLQDYRPGIQAAQERGVRSPLAEIGLSKLEVRELSQLLGLPWWDKPAQPCLSSRFPYGEEINLIKLQRVGRAEIYLRTLGYRQLRVRSEGDTARIELPSEQIQAFVQQTELSQVVQKFQELGFLYVTLDLEGYRSGKLNRILQGTV from the coding sequence ATGCTCAGGGAACGCTTACAACAATTGCAATCCATTTTTCGGGAGATGGACTGTGCCTTAATTGCCTATTCGGGCGGGGTGGATAGTGCTTTAGTAGCCAAGGTGGCCTACGATGTGCTGGGCGATCGCGCCCTGGCGGTGACAGCTATTTCTCCGTCATTGTTACCAGAGGAATTAGAGGAAGCCAATGATCAGGCGGAATGGATCGGCATTGCCCAGGAATGGGTAGAAACTCAGGAAATGCTGAATCCTAACTATACTAGCAATCCCGTGAATCGTTGCTATTTTTGCAAAAGTGAACTGCATGATACCCTTAAACCCTTAGCCCTAGAGCGGGGTTATCCCTATGTGATCGATGGCGTTAATGGCGATGATTTACAGGACTATCGACCAGGCATTCAGGCGGCCCAGGAACGGGGAGTGCGATCGCCGTTGGCCGAAATTGGGTTAAGTAAATTAGAAGTGCGAGAGTTATCTCAATTATTAGGTTTGCCTTGGTGGGATAAACCGGCCCAACCCTGTCTCAGTTCTCGTTTTCCCTATGGCGAGGAAATTAACCTGATTAAACTACAACGGGTCGGACGGGCAGAAATTTATCTGAGAACCTTGGGCTATCGACAGTTGCGGGTGCGGTCAGAAGGCGATACCGCCAGAATTGAATTACCTTCCGAACAAATTCAAGCCTTTGTCCAACAAACGGAGCTTAGCCAGGTGGTGCAGAAATTTCAGGAGCTTGGCTTCTTATATGTCACGTTAGATCTAGAAGGTTATCGGAGCGGCAAATTAAACCGTATTCTGCAAGGTACTGTATAA
- a CDS encoding type II toxin-antitoxin system mRNA interferase toxin, RelE/StbE family — MREIGWTPKSLRAFKRLVRKNPHLRSLVAKTLQKLTEDAFHPSLRTHKLMGELSDIWSCSIDYNYRILFRFIEDSENHSSSILLLNIGTHDEVY; from the coding sequence TTGAGAGAAATTGGCTGGACTCCCAAATCTTTGAGGGCTTTTAAACGTCTTGTTCGTAAAAATCCTCACTTACGCTCTTTAGTTGCTAAAACCTTACAAAAACTAACTGAAGATGCTTTTCATCCTAGCTTAAGAACCCATAAGTTAATGGGAGAATTGAGTGATATTTGGTCATGTTCTATTGATTATAACTACAGAATTTTATTTAGGTTTATAGAAGATTCGGAAAATCACTCTTCGTCAATCCTTTTGCTGAATATTGGTACTCACGATGAAGTTTATTAA
- a CDS encoding ATP-binding protein, with protein MLRIVVGTKGCFFWEFHPNHTLRLYGFNFPSSPPEQLLIFCQNIIESKQPLFSQGILLGCNQQDHSQAFVLNEAISQHYSHLFLPCLYQQQYLGGIYLHSSDDNDFGEERDIKLLRKLVEQYACSQHWIHHFLANEYPLQLRGDLLEMITQTLNINLDIPAIVVKILGLIGKYFEVDYTALLDQEKPDQVLGEWYNESGCAINSMLNLPIVVREELVANLVLKTSHSNRNFTPQEIQLLEQICGRLALLYQTLKCHRKLQELTLHQETIEAFHQSNSETLSHIHHELRTPLTGILGFSRMLREELYGPLNEKQKQYIQGIVNSGEHLLSLVNDFLDLSKLDAHREELFLEMVAVEDICLSSLSIVQSKAREQGIDLNLEIAQDVDVCMTDQKRLKQILLNLLSNAIKFTERGSVTLKVERYSNKLTFSVIDTGIGIKPEDQLLLFQPFKQIYNSLSRKQKGTGLGLAVSKKLAQLHGGDITLVSEEGKGSCFILHLPI; from the coding sequence TTGCTACGGATCGTAGTTGGTACTAAGGGTTGCTTTTTCTGGGAATTCCATCCTAATCATACGCTCCGTCTCTATGGTTTTAATTTTCCTTCATCACCACCAGAGCAATTATTAATTTTTTGTCAAAATATTATTGAATCCAAACAACCCTTATTCAGTCAAGGGATTCTTCTCGGCTGTAATCAGCAGGATCACAGTCAAGCTTTTGTCCTTAATGAAGCAATTTCCCAACATTATTCCCATCTTTTCCTGCCATGTCTTTATCAGCAGCAGTACTTAGGGGGAATTTATCTTCATTCTTCGGACGATAATGATTTTGGGGAAGAAAGAGACATTAAGTTACTAAGAAAACTTGTTGAACAATACGCTTGCAGTCAGCATTGGATCCATCATTTTCTGGCCAATGAATATCCACTCCAGTTGCGGGGAGATTTGCTAGAAATGATTACCCAGACCCTCAATATCAATCTTGATATACCCGCCATTGTCGTTAAGATTTTAGGGTTAATTGGTAAATACTTTGAGGTAGATTATACTGCTCTATTAGATCAAGAAAAGCCCGATCAGGTTTTGGGAGAATGGTACAATGAGTCAGGCTGTGCCATTAATTCCATGCTCAACTTGCCTATTGTGGTTAGAGAAGAATTGGTCGCCAATTTGGTCTTAAAAACGTCCCATTCTAATCGCAATTTTACGCCTCAAGAAATTCAACTATTAGAACAGATCTGTGGAAGATTGGCTTTACTTTATCAAACCCTTAAGTGTCACCGAAAACTGCAAGAATTAACCCTTCATCAGGAAACGATAGAAGCTTTTCACCAGAGCAATAGCGAAACTCTGTCTCATATTCACCATGAGCTACGAACACCTCTCACAGGAATTTTAGGATTTTCCCGAATGCTACGGGAGGAACTTTATGGCCCTCTCAATGAGAAGCAAAAGCAGTATATCCAAGGGATTGTCAATTCAGGAGAACATTTATTATCTTTAGTGAATGATTTTTTGGATCTCTCTAAATTAGACGCCCATCGCGAGGAGCTATTTTTAGAAATGGTGGCAGTAGAGGATATTTGTCTTTCCTCTTTATCGATTGTGCAAAGCAAGGCGAGGGAACAGGGTATAGATCTCAATTTGGAGATTGCTCAGGATGTGGATGTTTGTATGACCGACCAAAAACGTCTAAAACAGATTCTCCTCAATTTACTATCCAATGCGATTAAATTTACTGAGCGCGGCTCTGTTACTCTTAAGGTAGAACGATATTCTAATAAGTTAACCTTTTCGGTGATTGATACTGGTATCGGCATTAAGCCAGAGGATCAATTACTGTTATTTCAACCCTTTAAACAAATTTATAACTCCCTAAGCCGTAAACAGAAGGGAACGGGGCTAGGGTTGGCCGTTTCTAAAAAGTTAGCTCAATTACATGGAGGCGATATTACGTTAGTGTCAGAGGAAGGGAAGGGTAGTTGTTTTATCTTACATCTACCGATTTAG